Proteins encoded by one window of Dyella humicola:
- a CDS encoding single-stranded DNA-binding protein translates to MPRIHVKDTKVHERTFTGKDGKPQIIREQRAAVDTGDGYELPFRVGLGPVGAVHPVGTYDIAPECFSLGKYGDLELSRYVKLVPIAAPAPALSK, encoded by the coding sequence ATGCCCCGTATCCATGTAAAGGACACGAAAGTCCATGAGCGCACTTTCACCGGCAAAGATGGCAAACCCCAAATCATTCGCGAGCAGCGAGCTGCGGTCGATACAGGTGACGGCTACGAGCTGCCGTTCCGAGTCGGCCTCGGCCCGGTTGGGGCCGTCCATCCGGTGGGCACTTATGACATCGCCCCGGAGTGCTTCTCGCTCGGAAAGTACGGCGATCTTGAGCTGTCGCGCTACGTGAAGCTTGTGCCGATCGCTGCGCCTGCGCCTGCGCTGTCGAAGTAA
- a CDS encoding DUF2523 family protein, whose translation MPVVVAWIGEMLLSVVGQMVLSALVSVGIGFAVNAGATGIIDSTGLQSMLGQAGPLLGWVGVLRIDQSMTVILSAWAGRAIVDAARVHMTSMKKSS comes from the coding sequence ATGCCTGTGGTCGTTGCGTGGATTGGCGAAATGCTGCTGTCGGTAGTTGGTCAGATGGTGCTTTCCGCGCTTGTAAGTGTCGGTATCGGGTTCGCGGTGAACGCCGGAGCGACGGGCATTATTGATAGCACGGGCTTGCAGTCGATGTTGGGGCAGGCGGGTCCGCTTCTGGGGTGGGTTGGTGTGCTGCGTATTGACCAGTCGATGACTGTGATTCTTAGCGCGTGGGCAGGCCGCGCCATTGTGGACGCCGCTCGCGTGCACATGACGTCTATGAAGAAATCGAGCTAA
- a CDS encoding zonular occludens toxin domain-containing protein, whose product MPVALFTGLPGAGKTATLVKRITELQEKEPGRPVFQYGINGLKEGLAITLTKEMLDKWWELPPGSIICLDECQEDGSFPGTLALMPKDNGRPADWVQRITKVRHYGMDFLLTTQHPANMSAYVRRLVDHHVHAVRRAKGVRQTFTWQRCMDDPDARTAKKTGQMSFDPLPKEVFDLYKSSSLHTMKVRTPRIVYFAIALAVAGVALAVIIPYRMHKLTQPSEAVQASVGSSSGSSSVSQSDALRNKDFAKWMTPRVPGVPWSAPMFDHLDVQASPRLFCIAADDGRCSCNTEQGTRYEVAVKQCRLIVANGMYNPFVSPVGGSGGAVDDGGTHSQPPASREAALPPGRQGVAGVYSEEGAVGPHKDRQTATAYTPPEYHAWNSDPFGSGGSKSP is encoded by the coding sequence ATGCCGGTCGCGTTGTTCACGGGTTTGCCGGGTGCCGGGAAGACGGCTACGTTAGTCAAACGCATCACTGAATTGCAGGAAAAGGAGCCGGGTCGTCCTGTCTTTCAGTACGGTATCAACGGTCTTAAGGAAGGTCTGGCGATCACTCTGACGAAGGAGATGCTCGATAAGTGGTGGGAGCTTCCGCCCGGTTCGATCATCTGTCTTGATGAGTGCCAGGAGGATGGTTCATTCCCGGGTACGCTGGCGTTGATGCCGAAGGACAACGGGCGTCCTGCGGATTGGGTGCAGCGGATTACGAAGGTCCGCCACTACGGCATGGATTTTCTGCTGACTACGCAGCACCCGGCCAACATGAGCGCCTATGTGCGTCGGCTGGTCGATCATCATGTGCATGCCGTGAGGCGGGCCAAGGGTGTTCGTCAGACGTTTACGTGGCAACGCTGCATGGACGATCCTGACGCACGCACGGCTAAGAAGACCGGGCAAATGTCCTTCGACCCGCTGCCGAAGGAAGTGTTTGATCTCTACAAGTCCAGTTCTCTACACACAATGAAGGTGCGGACGCCGCGCATTGTTTACTTTGCTATCGCGCTCGCTGTTGCTGGTGTGGCTCTGGCGGTGATCATTCCTTATCGTATGCACAAGCTGACGCAGCCGTCTGAGGCTGTGCAGGCTTCTGTGGGTTCATCCTCCGGTTCGTCCTCTGTGTCTCAGTCCGATGCGTTGCGTAATAAGGATTTCGCCAAGTGGATGACGCCGCGTGTTCCCGGCGTTCCGTGGTCGGCTCCGATGTTCGACCACTTGGACGTCCAGGCGAGTCCTCGCCTTTTCTGTATCGCTGCCGACGATGGTCGGTGCAGTTGCAATACGGAGCAGGGGACTCGCTACGAGGTGGCTGTGAAACAGTGCCGCTTGATTGTCGCCAACGGCATGTACAACCCCTTCGTTTCGCCTGTAGGCGGTTCGGGTGGCGCAGTTGATGATGGGGGCACACACTCCCAACCCCCTGCCAGCCGGGAAGCGGCTTTGCCGCCCGGCAGGCAGGGGGTGGCGGGTGTGTATTCGGAAGAGGGCGCTGTGGGGCCGCACAAGGATCGTCAGACGGCTACTGCATACACCCCGCCTGAGTATCACGCCTGGAATTCTGATCCCTTCGGCAGTGGCGGGAGTAAGTCGCCGTAG
- a CDS encoding zonular occludens toxin domain-containing protein has protein sequence MLYLFTGTPGSGKTLSAMEFIEQQQKENPDRIIYSANITGMRLPGVVPLDDEGVLSWHEHCEKNSLIVVDEAQRYWRAQRSGEPSKAIIEMETHRHDGIDIVMMTQHPTFLHANIRKLINVHVHLSAYTKTSALRWEWRECHDDVQDNALRNEGGFSEWHYPARLYEFYDSATMHTKRAKRPLKQVLGRLGLAFAGLVALGGLGWFAWAIHDYQKNHAGKLTEAPSTPQAQASPFSGSAGSKPNGYATTREYVAAQMPRVITQPWSAPLYDGQAVTQHPQIFCASEVKPGKCRCITEQGTRYVMEEDVCRDIVENGGAYDPFKPDRRRDDVPPPQPSQQAAGAIGQATPVVMESSGWKTGVGPDSYQPPGSMPWNADPWGSKR, from the coding sequence ATGCTGTATCTATTCACAGGCACGCCCGGTTCCGGTAAGACGCTCTCCGCGATGGAGTTCATCGAGCAGCAGCAGAAGGAAAACCCGGACCGCATCATCTACTCGGCGAACATCACCGGCATGCGCTTGCCGGGCGTGGTGCCGCTCGACGATGAGGGCGTGCTTAGTTGGCACGAGCACTGCGAGAAAAACTCGCTCATTGTGGTCGATGAGGCTCAGCGCTATTGGCGAGCGCAGCGTTCCGGCGAGCCGTCCAAGGCCATCATTGAGATGGAGACGCACCGTCACGACGGCATCGACATCGTGATGATGACGCAGCACCCGACGTTCCTGCATGCGAACATTCGTAAGCTGATCAACGTGCACGTGCATCTCTCGGCCTATACGAAAACTTCGGCGCTTCGCTGGGAATGGCGCGAGTGTCACGACGATGTGCAGGACAATGCACTGCGCAACGAAGGCGGTTTTAGTGAGTGGCACTACCCAGCCCGCCTGTACGAGTTCTATGACTCGGCCACCATGCACACGAAGCGCGCCAAGCGCCCGCTTAAACAGGTGCTCGGGCGTCTTGGCCTCGCATTTGCTGGCCTCGTGGCACTCGGCGGTCTTGGCTGGTTCGCCTGGGCGATCCACGACTATCAGAAGAACCACGCGGGGAAGCTGACCGAGGCTCCCTCCACGCCCCAGGCGCAGGCTTCGCCGTTCAGTGGCTCGGCTGGCTCCAAGCCGAACGGCTACGCCACCACGCGCGAATACGTGGCAGCGCAGATGCCCCGCGTTATCACGCAACCGTGGTCTGCCCCGCTTTACGACGGCCAGGCCGTCACGCAGCACCCGCAGATCTTCTGCGCCTCCGAGGTCAAGCCCGGTAAATGCCGCTGCATTACGGAGCAGGGCACGCGCTATGTGATGGAAGAGGACGTGTGCCGCGACATTGTTGAGAACGGCGGCGCTTACGATCCGTTCAAGCCTGACCGCCGCCGCGACGATGTACCGCCTCCGCAGCCCTCACAGCAGGCCGCAGGCGCTATCGGACAGGCCACCCCTGTGGTCATGGAATCCAGCGGCTGGAAAACCGGCGTAGGCCCTGACAGCTACCAGCCACCCGGCTCGATGCCTTGGAACGCCGATCCGTGGGGCTCAAAGAGGTAG
- a CDS encoding DUF2523 family protein — translation MGAAVLAILEVSMAALSRLIASRAGQWVLQILLFFGINFVSNKFAADPIKAGLARAFGGMTADVLGWVGFLQVDAALTIIISAYAAASLTNFAIQRMKK, via the coding sequence ATGGGTGCTGCCGTTCTCGCCATCCTTGAAGTTTCCATGGCGGCGCTGTCGCGCCTGATTGCATCGAGGGCAGGGCAGTGGGTACTGCAAATCCTCCTGTTCTTCGGCATCAATTTCGTGTCGAACAAGTTTGCAGCCGACCCGATCAAGGCGGGCTTGGCACGGGCATTCGGCGGCATGACCGCTGACGTTCTCGGGTGGGTTGGCTTCCTCCAAGTGGATGCAGCTTTGACCATCATCATCAGCGCCTATGCGGCAGCATCGCTGACCAACTTCGCTATTCAACGGATGAAGAAATAG
- a CDS encoding single-stranded DNA-binding protein, with the protein MIRILIKSDNVHTRNGSGKAAGKVFRHQAGAIDNGNDFPQPCRVPLDEHQPPYPAGVYTLTPASFYAGEYGDIEVSRSYKLVRVEEKAATRAAA; encoded by the coding sequence ATGATCCGTATTCTCATCAAGTCCGACAACGTTCACACCCGCAACGGCAGCGGCAAAGCCGCTGGCAAGGTGTTCCGCCACCAGGCCGGCGCGATCGACAACGGCAACGACTTCCCGCAGCCGTGCCGCGTGCCCCTGGACGAGCATCAGCCGCCTTACCCGGCAGGCGTCTACACCCTGACGCCCGCGAGCTTCTACGCGGGCGAATACGGCGATATCGAAGTGTCCCGCAGCTACAAGCTCGTGCGCGTCGAAGAGAAGGCCGCAACGCGAGCAGCAGCGTAA
- a CDS encoding replication initiation factor domain-containing protein yields MSAAAVVPTFNKGLKSPPVIPPSEDRVAAIIDYLTVTLPLDAVKEMLDGDKAMCSGLDAQHEDSQREVAQMLISHLGLGIEVNGSRGGFRHFYDHHFKLHTPEAEPCGLIAFGGERQHHTIMIQMTGAGCAHVAAWGRVRERLEALRARITRVDVAHDDYEGRYNVEHAIKWHGQGLFTTSGRPPALQVVGWDDGSGKSVYIGKNTGNQQLVVYEKGREQGARDDDEGVNWVRWEARFGSAYRDIPLDVLTDPVAYLVGHYPPLQYWIEAVCSRMRTSKVRAASNLAHSIRWARRQYGSLINLLAEHLPEPELFARFISRHVAKKTPPPWLKSNPFGASVINAAIEGRMELSP; encoded by the coding sequence ATGAGCGCCGCCGCTGTGGTCCCGACGTTTAACAAGGGACTAAAGTCTCCCCCGGTTATCCCGCCGTCCGAGGACCGCGTAGCCGCGATCATCGATTATCTGACGGTGACTCTGCCGCTTGATGCGGTGAAGGAAATGCTCGACGGCGACAAGGCCATGTGTTCCGGCCTGGACGCGCAGCACGAAGACTCACAGCGCGAAGTCGCACAGATGCTCATCAGCCATCTGGGCCTGGGCATCGAGGTCAATGGTAGTCGTGGCGGCTTCCGCCATTTCTACGATCACCACTTCAAGCTGCACACGCCCGAAGCCGAGCCGTGTGGCCTCATTGCCTTCGGTGGTGAACGGCAGCACCACACCATCATGATCCAGATGACAGGCGCGGGCTGCGCCCACGTCGCGGCGTGGGGCAGGGTCCGCGAACGTCTCGAAGCACTCCGCGCACGCATTACCCGCGTGGACGTTGCACACGACGACTACGAGGGCCGCTACAACGTTGAGCACGCCATCAAGTGGCACGGCCAAGGGCTATTCACCACGTCCGGCCGGCCACCTGCCTTGCAGGTGGTTGGCTGGGACGATGGCAGCGGCAAATCCGTCTACATCGGCAAGAACACCGGTAACCAGCAGCTCGTCGTCTACGAGAAGGGCAGGGAGCAGGGCGCACGCGACGATGACGAAGGGGTTAACTGGGTGCGCTGGGAAGCACGCTTCGGCTCCGCGTATCGCGATATCCCGCTTGACGTGCTGACCGATCCGGTGGCCTACCTCGTCGGCCACTATCCGCCGCTTCAATACTGGATCGAGGCCGTGTGCAGCCGCATGCGGACATCCAAGGTTCGCGCCGCATCGAACCTCGCGCACTCGATCCGCTGGGCACGCCGTCAGTACGGCAGCCTGATCAATTTGCTCGCTGAGCATCTTCCGGAGCCGGAGCTATTCGCCCGGTTCATTTCTCGCCACGTCGCCAAAAAGACGCCCCCGCCGTGGCTCAAATCCAACCCGTTCGGGGCATCTGTCATTAACGCGGCCATCGAGGGCCGCATGGAGCTATCGCCATGA
- a CDS encoding helix-turn-helix domain-containing protein, with protein sequence MTATLTLLDKYKVASSITSDNACAVSLGVSRQAVSKWRNGENHPDADIIEVMCAATGESLAHWLPRIEADRARSPAVRKVWLRLAQAAAVLTLAVGLFPAHAHASSYAHNSGTLYIM encoded by the coding sequence ATGACCGCCACACTAACGCTGCTGGACAAGTACAAGGTCGCTAGCTCGATCACGTCCGATAATGCCTGCGCCGTTTCTCTAGGCGTCTCCAGGCAAGCGGTGAGCAAGTGGCGGAATGGGGAAAATCATCCCGATGCGGACATCATCGAAGTGATGTGCGCAGCCACCGGGGAATCGCTGGCCCATTGGCTTCCCCGTATTGAAGCGGATCGAGCCCGGAGCCCGGCGGTTAGGAAAGTGTGGCTTCGACTTGCACAAGCGGCTGCCGTGCTGACCCTTGCTGTGGGGCTATTCCCTGCCCACGCGCATGCAAGTTCTTACGCCCATAATTCGGGCACTCTGTATATTATGTAA
- a CDS encoding DUF2726 domain-containing protein, whose product MNKTEWLVYLKLKLRFPGAVVLAQVALGAIIEPIAKQSTNGSERWQIAQKYVDFVIYDPSTHKVLMVIEVDGPTHQRARQQKADAVKDDALASAGIQVVRLSADRWQEDALFQNQIAPTPMPATRSKAGLASGDPA is encoded by the coding sequence ATCAACAAAACGGAATGGCTGGTCTACCTCAAGCTCAAATTGCGATTTCCTGGGGCCGTTGTGCTGGCACAAGTCGCCCTTGGGGCGATCATTGAGCCCATTGCGAAACAGAGCACAAACGGCTCGGAACGCTGGCAAATTGCACAGAAGTACGTTGACTTCGTTATTTACGATCCTTCAACACACAAGGTGCTGATGGTCATCGAGGTCGATGGACCCACGCACCAAAGGGCTCGCCAGCAGAAAGCGGACGCCGTGAAGGATGACGCCCTGGCTTCCGCGGGGATACAGGTGGTTCGCCTTAGCGCAGACCGCTGGCAAGAAGACGCTCTCTTTCAGAATCAGATAGCCCCTACCCCTATGCCAGCGACGAGAAGCAAAGCAGGGTTAGCGAGTGGCGATCCGGCCTAG
- a CDS encoding LysR substrate-binding domain-containing protein gives MEAERTASGEYRSPQGELVISAPLVIGRHHVVPVLVEFLRAYPEIRARIQLSDRVTNLLEEHVDVAVRLGELPDSDIIATRIALISRVLCASPAYLASRGVPMDPNDLVSHECITYEGYSAADKWEFRFERTSQLIQVASRLTVNSAEAAVSAAIADAGIARVLSDQVADPLNSGALVRLLEAFEPTPMPASLVYPRQRHVALKLRAFLDFATPRLRQRLGYESPETS, from the coding sequence GTGGAAGCCGAGCGCACGGCATCCGGTGAGTATCGATCGCCTCAAGGGGAGTTGGTCATCAGCGCGCCGCTGGTCATCGGCCGCCATCATGTTGTCCCTGTGTTGGTAGAGTTTCTGCGGGCCTATCCGGAGATCCGCGCCCGTATTCAGTTGAGCGATCGCGTCACCAACCTGCTCGAGGAACATGTCGATGTCGCGGTCCGCCTGGGCGAGCTTCCGGATAGCGACATCATCGCCACGCGCATCGCACTCATCAGTCGCGTGCTTTGCGCCAGCCCTGCCTACCTGGCATCGCGTGGCGTCCCAATGGACCCAAACGATCTTGTCTCACACGAATGCATTACCTACGAGGGTTACTCTGCCGCAGACAAATGGGAGTTTCGCTTCGAACGAACTTCCCAGCTGATCCAAGTAGCGTCGCGCCTCACGGTGAATTCAGCTGAAGCCGCGGTCAGCGCCGCGATCGCCGATGCCGGCATTGCCCGGGTCCTATCGGACCAGGTCGCCGACCCATTGAATTCCGGCGCGTTGGTGCGGCTGCTCGAGGCTTTCGAACCAACACCCATGCCCGCGAGCCTGGTGTATCCAAGGCAGCGCCACGTAGCGTTGAAGCTGCGTGCATTTCTGGACTTTGCAACGCCGCGCCTACGGCAGCGTCTTGGTTATGAAAGTCCGGAAACCTCTTAG
- a CDS encoding methyltransferase encodes MKHTPHASRATTINNPTQVDELTPARLLQLGMGFWGAKTMLSAVELGVFTHLARGGRTARELEAVIGLHPRSSRDFLDALVALGALGREGDTYRNAPDADLFLDKAKPSYVGGLLEMMNSRLYAHWGLLTEALRTGEPQNAAKHEGSPFDELYRDEASLRNFLHAMTGVSLGAAKAIAQKFPWHNYRTFIDIGAAQGACPVQIALAHPHLRGGGFDLPLVAPVFDDYVASHGLQDRLRFYPGDFFKDPCPTADVLVMGHILHDWDLAEKKALLAKCYDALPADGCLIVYDAIIDDERKENAFGLLMSLNMLLETPGGFDYTGAECREWMREAGFRETRVEPLLGPDSMVIGIK; translated from the coding sequence ATGAAGCACACGCCACACGCCTCTCGCGCAACAACCATCAACAACCCCACCCAAGTGGACGAGCTCACGCCTGCTCGGTTGCTGCAGCTGGGCATGGGCTTTTGGGGCGCCAAAACGATGCTTTCCGCCGTTGAGCTTGGTGTGTTTACGCATCTGGCCAGAGGTGGTCGAACGGCGAGGGAGCTTGAAGCTGTGATTGGTCTGCACCCAAGGTCTTCGCGTGACTTTCTCGACGCCCTGGTTGCCTTGGGTGCCCTGGGGCGAGAAGGTGATACGTACCGAAATGCCCCGGACGCGGACCTGTTCCTGGACAAGGCAAAGCCCAGCTATGTGGGCGGCCTTCTTGAGATGATGAACTCGCGCCTCTATGCCCACTGGGGTCTACTCACCGAGGCACTGCGCACTGGCGAACCGCAGAATGCGGCAAAGCACGAAGGCTCGCCATTTGACGAGCTCTATCGCGATGAAGCTTCGCTGCGAAATTTCCTTCATGCGATGACCGGCGTGAGCCTGGGTGCGGCGAAGGCCATCGCACAGAAATTCCCTTGGCACAACTACCGTACGTTCATCGATATCGGCGCTGCGCAAGGGGCTTGCCCGGTGCAGATTGCGCTTGCTCATCCACACTTGCGCGGGGGTGGTTTCGACCTGCCCTTGGTTGCACCCGTCTTTGACGATTACGTGGCGTCACATGGGCTTCAGGACAGGCTGCGCTTCTACCCGGGTGACTTCTTCAAGGATCCCTGCCCCACGGCGGATGTGCTGGTGATGGGGCACATCCTCCATGACTGGGATCTGGCGGAAAAGAAAGCACTCTTGGCGAAGTGCTATGACGCGCTGCCCGCTGATGGGTGCCTGATCGTCTATGACGCGATCATCGACGATGAGCGCAAGGAGAATGCCTTCGGCCTGCTGATGAGCCTGAACATGCTCCTCGAAACGCCGGGCGGCTTTGACTATACCGGCGCGGAGTGCCGCGAATGGATGAGGGAGGCGGGCTTCCGCGAGACGCGTGTCGAGCCATTGCTTGGCCCGGACTCCATGGTCATCGGCATCAAGTAG
- a CDS encoding PLP-dependent aminotransferase family protein — protein sequence MPRTRSIQGPPGALDWTGALNGQGPRYQRVIRFLERAITDGQLRPGDRLPPQRQLAEQLNLDLTTVTRAYAEARARDLIHARGALGTFVSVPKVELSPVIDLSMNIPPPPVGIDFTDLLKRGIAQVLTYTDADKLMNYQPSGGGKAERAAGAQWLAPMLGLVDPARIAVTPGAQAALAGLILALTQPGDSILTEAMTYPGLLSASRELGRTLKVVESDAHGMTPDALERACRNHQASVVYLNPTLQNPTTTTMPAERRRDIVRVAERHDRQIIEDDPYWLLAEDAPSPLVHWAADRVHYIATLSKCLSPGLRTAYVVSPSDAAQGDLLSALRAITLMSAPLATSLATQWIYDGTAGNILEGVKAEASARQKLAEQIFRGTERRWPRTAIHMWIELPDVWTPQELAIAARMESMAVTSSDAFSAGASNARAIRVSLGGVRERHHLERALRKLAGLLERKSTPFDRFLI from the coding sequence ATGCCTCGGACAAGATCCATACAAGGACCGCCTGGCGCGCTTGACTGGACCGGCGCACTGAACGGGCAGGGTCCCCGCTATCAGCGGGTGATCCGCTTTCTGGAGCGGGCCATTACCGACGGCCAGTTGCGGCCGGGAGATCGCTTGCCACCTCAGCGGCAACTCGCCGAGCAGCTCAATCTCGACCTGACGACGGTGACGCGTGCCTATGCCGAGGCGCGTGCGCGCGATCTGATTCATGCGCGCGGCGCCTTGGGAACTTTCGTGTCGGTGCCGAAGGTAGAGCTGTCGCCCGTTATCGACTTGAGCATGAATATTCCGCCGCCACCCGTGGGAATCGACTTCACCGATCTCTTGAAGCGCGGCATAGCGCAGGTATTGACCTATACCGACGCCGACAAGCTGATGAACTATCAGCCCAGCGGAGGTGGCAAGGCAGAGCGAGCCGCGGGAGCGCAGTGGCTGGCACCCATGCTGGGGCTGGTGGATCCCGCACGTATTGCGGTAACGCCGGGTGCTCAGGCTGCCTTGGCTGGCCTGATCCTGGCGCTCACCCAGCCGGGCGATAGCATTCTCACCGAGGCAATGACTTATCCCGGCTTGTTGAGTGCGTCGCGCGAGTTAGGCCGAACGCTCAAGGTGGTGGAAAGCGATGCGCATGGCATGACTCCCGATGCACTGGAGCGAGCCTGCCGCAATCACCAGGCAAGCGTTGTCTACCTCAATCCAACACTTCAGAACCCTACCACCACCACCATGCCCGCGGAACGTCGGCGCGATATTGTGCGAGTCGCCGAGCGGCATGATCGTCAGATCATCGAAGACGACCCCTATTGGCTATTGGCTGAGGACGCGCCATCGCCGCTGGTTCATTGGGCGGCTGATCGCGTGCACTACATAGCAACGTTGTCCAAGTGCCTCTCGCCCGGGTTGAGAACGGCCTATGTGGTGTCGCCAAGCGATGCGGCTCAAGGCGACCTGCTATCGGCGCTGAGGGCCATCACACTCATGTCGGCTCCCTTGGCGACCTCACTGGCTACCCAATGGATTTACGACGGTACCGCGGGAAACATTCTTGAAGGCGTGAAGGCCGAGGCAAGCGCGCGGCAAAAGCTCGCCGAGCAGATTTTCCGCGGCACCGAAAGACGCTGGCCACGCACGGCCATTCATATGTGGATCGAACTGCCTGACGTGTGGACACCTCAAGAACTGGCTATCGCGGCGCGCATGGAAAGCATGGCCGTTACGTCTTCGGATGCGTTCTCTGCCGGCGCAAGCAACGCACGGGCGATTCGTGTTTCGCTGGGTGGGGTGAGAGAGCGGCACCACCTTGAGCGCGCGCTACGGAAACTCGCGGGACTTCTTGAGCGAAAGTCCACGCCCTTCGATCGCTTCTTGATCTGA
- the cyoA gene encoding ubiquinol oxidase subunit II produces the protein MFDPKGDIGMQERHLILLSLGLMLMVVIPVIALTLFFFWRYRATNTKATYAPTWAHSTPIEIVVWTIPCVIVAFLGVLIWRTTHSLDPYRPLDSHVAPVRVQVVALNWKWLFIYPDYGIAAVNQLVIPTGTPIDFELTADSIMNSFFIPRLGSQVYAMAGMQTQLHLIADVPGVYAGQSSAYSGSGFSDMHFQTKAMSNIEFRQWVQQAKASPLKLSRDGYRALAQPSNGYAPTVYAAVDPSLFQAVLNQYMTMPKAGEFCGSVLPSLRPLPSAPRANLPHL, from the coding sequence TTGTTCGATCCGAAGGGCGACATCGGCATGCAGGAACGTCACCTCATCCTGCTGTCGCTGGGGCTGATGCTGATGGTGGTGATTCCGGTCATCGCACTGACCCTGTTCTTCTTCTGGCGTTATCGCGCCACCAACACCAAGGCGACTTACGCGCCCACGTGGGCGCACTCGACACCAATCGAAATCGTAGTCTGGACGATCCCTTGTGTGATCGTCGCCTTCCTTGGCGTGCTGATCTGGCGCACCACGCATAGCCTCGATCCGTATCGGCCGCTGGACTCCCATGTAGCGCCAGTGCGCGTCCAGGTGGTGGCGTTGAACTGGAAGTGGCTCTTCATCTATCCGGACTACGGCATCGCCGCGGTCAACCAGCTGGTGATACCCACCGGGACGCCGATCGATTTTGAGCTCACCGCGGATTCGATCATGAATTCGTTCTTCATTCCACGCCTTGGCAGCCAGGTCTATGCGATGGCGGGCATGCAGACGCAGTTGCACCTGATCGCCGATGTCCCGGGCGTCTACGCCGGCCAGTCATCCGCCTATAGCGGGTCCGGCTTCTCCGATATGCATTTCCAGACGAAAGCGATGTCGAATATCGAATTCAGGCAATGGGTCCAGCAGGCCAAGGCATCGCCGTTGAAGCTCTCGCGCGACGGCTATCGCGCGCTGGCCCAGCCGAGCAACGGCTACGCACCGACCGTCTATGCCGCGGTGGACCCGAGTCTGTTCCAGGCGGTGCTCAACCAGTACATGACCATGCCGAAGGCCGGCGAGTTCTGTGGGTCGGTGCTGCCGTCCCTTCGCCCCCTGCCCTCCGCGCCACGCGCCAACTTGCCGCACCTGTGA